CAGTGCCATTACTAGTCGCGATTCTGATTCCCGAAGAGCGATGCTTGCTTCCATTTGTTTGGTTCTGTTGATCATTGCACCAAACATCCGATAAGCTTCACCAACATCATTGTACAAAAATATTCCGTTATCTTCTATATAAACATATTCATCTGATTTAGTTTTGTATCGGTATTCGACAGAAAATTTTTTGTGATTCGACAGAGCTTCATCAAATACCTGTAATGTGATTTCTCTATCATCAGGGTGGATTGCATTTAACCATTCAAGATACCCAAATTGACTGTATTCACTAGTTGTGTATCCAGTGATTTCTTGAATGGCCCCTCCCCAGAGATTTTCGCCTGTTTTTATATCCAAATCATAAACCATACTTAATGATAGTTCGGTGATAGTTCGGTATTTGACTTCGTTGTATTCTAAGGCCTTTTGTTTTAGAACATTTTCTGTAATGTCTGTGATAAGAAAAACAAGGAAAGTTAGTTCCCCAGCTTTATCAAAAACCGGAGAGCCATTTATGGATAAATATTTTTTATTTCCTGCGGAATCTTCAATCGAATGGCGAATGTCCGTAACAGGTTTTTTTGTTTTTAAGACAATATTGAAGGGTTGGTCTTCTTCTCGCCAGGACCCGCCATCCAAAGAGGAATTTTTCCATTCGGGGGCATCATAGGTTCTTGCCAAAATGTCATTGAGTTTGATCCCAAGCACAGACTCGGAAGCTGGGTTAGCATACCGAATCTGGCCCAATGGATTGAGTACCATCATGGCAGTGGAACTGACATTCATAATGGTTGTCAAAAGCTCAGCTTCGACAAACTTTTCATCTGCAGAAAGACGACGTTCTACCGGTTTTCCCCTTTCCTTTGCATCTCCCTTTCCAAACGTTGAATCCACTCCCCAATAGACTTATTTTTTTAAAGAATCCAATTTCATCGCTTCGATTTTTTGGTAAATTGGTAGAATGATAAACAAAAACCGATCCAAAATTTGGATGAAACGAAAAAGAAGGGATGGGTAAACTTCTCTAGCATTCGATTGGATCCCACGCACCACCTTTTTGGCGACTGTTTCTGCCGATTGACTCGGAAATGGAACCGGAACTTTTTTCCCGGCTGCATCAAAGAACTGCGTTCTTGTCGCAATGGGATAAACTACCATCACTCGGTTTCCTGGTTTCAATTCAAACTTGTAAGCATCGATAAAAGAACGAACTGCCGCTTTGGTTGATGAATACTGGGCATAACCGGGGAGTGCCAAATGACTCATTGCGGATGCTGTTACGATAAACAAAAAAGGTTCTTTTCTTGTGAGGTTTAGGGTCGTCAGACAATACAACGGAGAGTATACATTCGTACGATAAATGCGATCGATTCTGTCCCAATCCGCAGTACCGATAACTTCATAATAAGCAAAACCTGCATTTGCATAAAAAATATCGATCCCACCTAATTTTTTGTCCGCATCTTTGAATAATTTATCCAAACTTTCTTTTTTAGATACGTCGCACTTGTAAGGTATGACATTCGGATGAACAAGGATGTTCTTTTCATTTAAATCGCAAGCTAGAACCTTTACGCCTTCATGCTTTAACACTTGCAACATGGTCTCTTTTCCGATTCCGGAGCCTGCACCGGTAATCACAATTCTCTTATTTTTTAGTTCCATGGTTGAAACCTAAATGGGAGAGATTCGGAATAAAGTTCTTTTTAATAAGACATCTAACTTTTTTAGAATAAATTTATAAAAAATCTTTACTGAGTCTATTTTCCCTTTAGTCTTTGTTTCCCCAGGGGAATCGGTATGAGCAGCATTTTTGATCTTATTTTTAAATTCTTCTATAAATATATTTCTTATAGTTTCGCCATTGTCTTCTTCTCACTCCTAGGTGCCTTTTTTGGTGCTTTTTACGCATATTTTTTCGGTTCTGCCCTAATTCCTGAATTCACTGTTAAAAACCATCCCCAGGTAGTTTTGGTTTTTATGATCACGACTGCCCTTGCTGCGATTGGCCATAGTCTCGAGTTTGGAATTCTCACACCTTTTGGCTTTCATGGCATTCGGTCTGACATAAAAAAACTCAATGCAAACCTAAAACCCAATGAGACCATTCGACATAAAGACATTTTGGAATTGGAAAGTCTGTTAAACACCATTATCAATTTTCCAAAAGAAAATATGTTCGCGGCTGTTCGTTATGCTTCTTTCGTATTCCTTTCAGTGTCTATCACCCATGTCATCTACAAACACCCATTATATGAATTAGCTCTGATTTTTGTTGGTTGGCTTGCTGCTGTTTTTGTTTATGGAGGTTTTTCTTATATCATCTCCGATTATTTTACCGGTGCCAAACGTGTAGAAATCAAAAAAATCTTATCTTACCGTGACGTAACCATTCACAAAAATCATGGGATCATGAGTTTAAAAGGTAAGTTTATTTTCCTTTTGATTCTTATCCTTCTCTCTCTTAGCGTTTTAGCAGTTTTTATTTCATTAGGCAACGCAAGTCTTATCAACATTTCTACATTCATCACTATGACTTTTTTTGAAGCAGTCATTCTCATCTTCATGTTTTTCCAATCGATCAATTTAACATTGGAACAAATTAATGAATCGGCCAATAGCCTTGCCAGTGGAGGAAGGGGTTCGTTACCTATCCTTTCGATTGATAAGGAATTTATTCAATTTGCAGAAAACTTTGAAAAAGCCACGAGAGAAGTCGGAAGGATACGAGAAAACTTACAAGAATTAGTTGAAGCGAAGACTTCTGAATTGAGAAATACATTAGAAACTGTGGAATTTCTGAAAAAACAACAAGATGGGGATTATTTTCTTACTTCCTTATTAATAAAACCATTAAGCTTAAATAAAACCTTAGGTGCTAATGTAAAAACAGATTTTTTTATCAAACAAAAGAAAACATTCACCTTCCATGGAAGAGAAAATGAAATTGGGGGCGATATTTGTATTACCAGGACTGTTCCTTTGCGCGGTAAGGATTATACATTTTTTCTCAATGCTGACGCTATGGGGAAATCCTTACAGGGAGCTGGGGGTGTTTTGGTATTGGGGGCCGCCGTTCAGTCCATATTAGAACGGTCTTTGGCAGTCCAATCGGTCAAACTACTCTATGCAGAACGATGGATAAAAAATGCCTACCAGGAACTCCACCATATTTTTGAAAGTTTCGATTGTTCCATGTTAGTCTCTATGGTGATGGGCCTTATTGATGACGAAACAGGCCTTGTTTATTATCTAAATGCCGAACATCCTTGGTCTGTTTTATTTCGAAATGGAAAAGCGGAGTTTATCAAAACCAACTCAGAACTTAGAAAATTAGGAACACCCGTTAAGGATAATTCGTTAGAAATCTCCACCTTACAGTTGCAACCTGGAGACATTATGGTTTTAGGTTCTGATGGGCGAGATGATATAGAATTTGTAACCCATACTGACTCTAGAAAAATCAATCATGACGAGGAATTATTTTTACATCATGTAGAAAGAGGGAATGGAGAATTAAAATCTATTTACCAATCCATTTTGGAAACAGGCGAGTTAACAGATGATTTGAGTTTGATGCGGATTTCTTTTAAAGAAAACCAAACCCTGCCCCCAAGATCCATTCGAAAAGAATCCTATGAACTAATGCGAAAGGCAA
The sequence above is drawn from the Leptospira sp. WS4.C2 genome and encodes:
- a CDS encoding SDR family NAD(P)-dependent oxidoreductase; the protein is MELKNKRIVITGAGSGIGKETMLQVLKHEGVKVLACDLNEKNILVHPNVIPYKCDVSKKESLDKLFKDADKKLGGIDIFYANAGFAYYEVIGTADWDRIDRIYRTNVYSPLYCLTTLNLTRKEPFLFIVTASAMSHLALPGYAQYSSTKAAVRSFIDAYKFELKPGNRVMVVYPIATRTQFFDAAGKKVPVPFPSQSAETVAKKVVRGIQSNAREVYPSLLFRFIQILDRFLFIILPIYQKIEAMKLDSLKK
- a CDS encoding SpoIIE family protein phosphatase, translating into MSSIFDLIFKFFYKYISYSFAIVFFSLLGAFFGAFYAYFFGSALIPEFTVKNHPQVVLVFMITTALAAIGHSLEFGILTPFGFHGIRSDIKKLNANLKPNETIRHKDILELESLLNTIINFPKENMFAAVRYASFVFLSVSITHVIYKHPLYELALIFVGWLAAVFVYGGFSYIISDYFTGAKRVEIKKILSYRDVTIHKNHGIMSLKGKFIFLLILILLSLSVLAVFISLGNASLINISTFITMTFFEAVILIFMFFQSINLTLEQINESANSLASGGRGSLPILSIDKEFIQFAENFEKATREVGRIRENLQELVEAKTSELRNTLETVEFLKKQQDGDYFLTSLLIKPLSLNKTLGANVKTDFFIKQKKTFTFHGRENEIGGDICITRTVPLRGKDYTFFLNADAMGKSLQGAGGVLVLGAAVQSILERSLAVQSVKLLYAERWIKNAYQELHHIFESFDCSMLVSMVMGLIDDETGLVYYLNAEHPWSVLFRNGKAEFIKTNSELRKLGTPVKDNSLEISTLQLQPGDIMVLGSDGRDDIEFVTHTDSRKINHDEELFLHHVERGNGELKSIYQSILETGELTDDLSLMRISFKENQTLPPRSIRKESYELMRKARSHIKENLLEHAKNNLVEANKINPENQEILRALLRLLVRMKDYKLASEKFNTYIEEFPGDTDLIYLASFTYKQTKEYGKAIDMGERIRLRNPGHLSNLLNLVQLYLFVGNLPKAEKTLGLTSFLTADSKRVEALRTQIDDIRKKVID